From the genome of Triticum aestivum cultivar Chinese Spring chromosome 3B, IWGSC CS RefSeq v2.1, whole genome shotgun sequence, one region includes:
- the LOC123072160 gene encoding uncharacterized protein encodes MPAPDGYDLRNGEKQGPTFLTVPVPPHAPAPPPPPPCAASPPSPVPRLTFRHLSPCARWHDWARSSLADPGFAPVLRAAGVHDAVAASTAAVAPDRHALSALLSLWHPGSHAFRLPAGPATFSLEDALLLAGLAPSGAPLDRPLTPTEQDIRARLVVEKEKIQALHPCARKARRVSAEVWLEWFESRIRPGEDDELRRLGFLAYWLAFFVAPRLRSKGAELPERVFALAARISLGERIALGPAVVANLYAEMDRIVTTGVEEGASGRVDVWAPLWLLQVWLWERYDRLQPPELKAPEFPLSNVRALYWSRRRRKTTEEEALRVLQEEDSFEWRPYLRNSLDWAEPEWFSKETILVSSRGKDMPEWLEDYIAIMRQAVLTGSYGDDMDSSAMYNPHIVARQVGYDQDVPFPLVHGFDSKGIKLWVPGICRRGVASKEYVAWLNGEFVTHQEADRFVRPVDEIGAGSSPMNADTAAGKSGESTMQDNRKRVGEGQQLAQGNKAEVIVLDRSSPCDMDSSATAVKRKNGNRKRRDELSENGDMRKKSKIFASECHEGLQQYDDGPSIVGYPEKNSLQFDGQKYHGLQNDPNCDINRCDELPQPESDDECIVLEPTCEVINLDDDQEDEDRQLVLVLQEFVRCGLFSQWEESSDEDEDEGGEGKKETPKKSNIDPYAEAAMREYPRFFEFIPQRPHYRGLVNTSDTIRDLACSGLWLMLVGLAREVLKTSCDTEALEVAYLMKKARQLERNGFNVKHLIARLREPQARLRRLEDSRARLEDARTKEQEPKDVKSLSSHLSNLKHNVLTMQRHLEGKKQARSASVRDESSEGIDLASLEKEVEAAEKYCQAMKDEVAAMRLKYAGI; translated from the coding sequence ATGCCGGCCCCCGACGGCTACGACCTCCGCAACGGCGAGAAGCAGGGCCCCACCTTCCTCACCGTCCCCGTCCCGCCGCAcgccccggcgccgccgccgccgcccccctgcgCCGCCTCCCCGCCCAGCCCCGTCCCGCGGCTCACCTTCCGCCACCTCTCGCCCTGCGCGCGCTGGCACGACTGGGCCAGGTCGTCCCTCGCCGACCCAGGATTCGCGCCCGTCCTCCGCGCCGCGGGCGTCCACGACGCCGTCGCGGcatccaccgccgccgtcgcccccgacCGCCACGCCCTGTCCGCGTTGCTCTCGCTCTGGCACCCGGGCTCCCACGCCTTCCGCCTCCCCGCCGGCCCCGCCACCTTCTCCCTCGAGGACGCGCTGCTCCTCGCCGGCCTGGCCCCGTCCGGCGCCCCGCTCGACCGGCCCCTCACCCCGACCGAGCAGGACATCCGCGCCCGCCTCGTCGTCGAGAAGGAGAAGATCCAGGCGCTCCACCCGTGCGCCCGCAAGGCCCGCCGCGTCTCCGCCGAGGTCTGGCTCGAGTGGTTCGAGAGCCGAATCCGCCCCGGGGAGGACGACGAGCTGCGCCGCCTCGGCTTCCTCGCCTACTGGCTCGCCTTCTTCGTCGCCCCGCGCCTGCGGTCCAAGGGCGCCGAGCTGCCGGAGCGCGTCTTCGCGCTCGCCGCGCGGATCAGCCTCGGGGAGCGCATCGCGCTGGGGCCGGCCGTGGTGGCCAATCTCTACGCCGAGATGGACAGGATTGTCACTACCGGGGTGGAAGAGGGGGCGAGTGGCCGCGTCGACGTCTGGGCGCCGCTCTGGCTGCTGCAGGTGTGGCTGTGGGAGCGCTACGACCGCCTGCAGCCGCCGGAGCTGAAAGCGCCGGAGTTCCCTCTCTCCAATGTCCGGGCGCTCTATTGGtctcggaggaggaggaagaccacAGAAGAGGAGGCTTTGCGTGTTCTGCAGGAAGAGGATTCTTTCGAGTGGAGGCCTTACCTGCGCAATTCGCTCGACTGGGCTGAACCTGAGTGGTTCAGCAAGGAAACAATCTTGGTGAGCTCCAGAGGTAAGGATATGCCAGAGTGGTTGGAGGATTACATTGCGATTATGAGGCAAGCCGTGTTGACTGGATCGTATGGCGATGATATGGATAGTTCAGCAATGTACAATCCCCACATTGTCGCGAGGCAGGTCGGTTATGATCAGGACGTGCCTTTTCCTCTTGTACATGGGTTTGATTCCAAGGGGATCAAGTTGTGGGTACCTGGCATCTGTAGACGCGGCGTTGCTAGCAAGGAATATGTTGCGTGGTTGAATGGCGAGTTTGTGACGCACCAGGAAGCTGACCGGTTTGTTAGGCCAGTTGACGAAATAGGCGCTGGCTCATCTCCAATGAATGCAGATACAGCAGCTGGTAAATCTGGAGAAAGTACAATGCAAGATAACAGAAAACGCGTCGGAGAAGGGCAGCAGCTAGCTCAGGGGAACAAAGCAGAGGTGATTGTCCTAGACCGTAGTAGTCCATGTGATATGGACTCCAGTGCAACCGCGGTGAAAAGAAAGAATGGGAACAGAAAAAGACGAGATGAACTCTCTGAAAATGGTGATATGCGCAAGAAAAGTAAGATATTTGCCAGCGAGTGCCATGAAGGTCTGCAGCAATATGATGACGGACCTTCCATTGTCGGTTATCCCGAGAAGAATTCCTTGCAATTTGACGGCCAGAAGTACCATGGTCTCCAAAATGATCCTAATTGTGACATTAATAGATGTGATGAGCTGCCACAGCCTGAGAGTGACGATGAATGCATTGTTCTTGAACCAACATGTGAAGTGATAAACCTCGATGATGATCAGGAAGATGAGGACAGGCAACTTGTCCTCGTGCTACAAGAGTTTGTGCGCTGTGGGCTTTTCTCACAATGGGAGGAAAGCtctgatgaagatgaggatgaaggaGGTGAAGGAAAGAAAGAGACGCCGAAGAAGAGCAATATTGACCCTTATGCTGAAGCAGCCATGAGGGAGTACCCTCGGTTCTTTGAGTTCATTCCCCAGAGACCACATTACAGAGGGTTGGTGAACACCAGTGACACTATACGAGATCTGGCGTGCAGTGGACTGTGGCTCATGTTGGTTGGCTTGGCTAGGGAGGTGCTCAAGACATCCTGTGACACAGAAGCTTTGGAGGTTGCATATTTGATGAAAAAAGCTCGGCAACTGGAACGAAATGGGTTCAATGTGAAGCATCTCATTGCCCGTCTGAGGGAGCCACAGGCCCGACTTAGAAGGCTTGAGGATTCCAGGGCAAGGCTCGAGGATGCCCGGACCAAAGAGCAAGAACCAAAAGATGTGAAGTCACTCTCAAGCCATCTGAGTAATCTGAAACACAATGTCCTAACAATGCAGAGGCACTTGGAGGGAAAAAAGCAAGCTCGTAGTGCATCTGTGCGTGATGAGTCGAGCGAAGGAATTGATCTAGCCAGCCTGGAGAAGGAAGTAGAAGCTGCAGAAAAATACTGTCAGGCGATGAAGGATGAAGTAGCTGCGATGAGACTGAAATACGCTGGCATTTGA